Within the Zetaproteobacteria bacterium genome, the region TGGCCGATCTCAAGGTGGGCGACACGGTGACCCTGGAGCGCAACCCGGTGGCCGAGCCGCTGCCCGGCTTCCGCGAGCCCAAGCCGATGGTCTTCTCCGGTCTCTATCCGGTCGATTCGGCCGACTACGGTGAGCTGCGCGACGCGCTCGACAAGCTCCATCTCAACGATTCCGCCTTCACCTTCGAGCCGGAGAGCTCCTCGGCGCTGGGGCTGGGCTTCCGCTGCGGCTATCTGGGGATGTTGCACATGGAGATCGTGCAGGAGCGGCTGGAGCGCGAGTTCCATCTCGATCTGATCACCACCGCCCCCAGCGTGGTCTACCGCCTGACCATGCGCGACGGCAGCGTGCGCGAGATCTCCAACCCCAGCGAGTTTCCCGATCCGGCGCGGATCGCCGCCGTCGAGGAGCCGACGGTCGATGCCAGCATCTTCGTGCCCGAGGAGTTCGTCGGGGTGATGATGCGGCTCTGCCAGGAGCGGCGCGGCATCCAGAAGACGATGAAGTTCATCGGTTCGGGGCGGGTGATGCTGGTCTACAACCTGCCGCTGGCCGAGATGGTGATCGACTTCCACGACAAGATGAAATCGGCATCGCGCGGCTACGCCTCGATGGACTACGAGCTGGCCGGGTTCCGCCCGGAGGCGGTGGTGAAGATGGATGTGCTGGTCCACGGCGAGCCGGTCGACGCGCTCTCCCTGATCGTGCACCGTTCGGTGGCCGAGAGCCGCGGCCGGGAGCTGGTCAAGAAGCTGCGTCGGTTGATTCCGCGGCAGCAGTTCGACGTGCCGGTCCAGGCGGCGATCGGCGGGCGCATCCTGGCGCGGGAGACGGTCAAGGCGGTGCGCAAGAACGTCACCGCCAAGTGTTACGGCGGCGATGTCACGCGCAAGCGCAAGCTGTTGGAGAAGCAGAAGCGGGGCAAGAAGCGGATGAAGGCGATCGGCAGCGTCGAGGTGCCGCAGGAGGCGTTCCTCGCCGTGTTGCGGCTGGGGGAGGAATGATGGTTTCTTGCGAAACCACCATTCGCGACCGGGACGGTCGCGCAAATCCGGAGGTTGCTCTTGCAACCGACGGAGTGGTAAGGCGATCGAGGACCGCGCTCTTCGATCGCCGTCAAGCAAAGAGTCCACGGATGGACCTTTTGCGATTCAATCAGAAATGATGGGCGGGTTCCGTAAGGGCGGCGCGTCGGCAGAGCGGAAGCCGGCGTGGCGCGAATGGCTGGAGAGCCTGATCGTCATCGCCCTGATCGCCGTGGTGGTGCGCAGCTTCATCATCGCCCCGTTCAAGATCCCTTCATCGAGCATGGTGCCGACGCTGGAGGTGGGCGATTACCTCTTCGTGCTGCGCTACAGCTACGGCCTGCGGGTGCCGTTCACCGACATCCAGTGGTTTCCGCGTCCGGCCCACCGCGGCGACGTGGCGGTGTTCGACTACCCCAACGACCGCAGCAAGGACTACATCAAGCGCATCGTCGGTCTGCCGGGCGACCACATCCTCTACAAGGACAACCGGCTCTACATCAACGGCAGGCAGATGGCGTTGACCGATGTGGGGGAGCACCCCTACTTTCTCGGCGACGGCTCGCTCGACGTCGCCGAGGAGTATATCGAGCAGCTGGGGAATGTGCGCCATGCGGTGTTGCGCAAGCCCTTCTCGATCAAGGACGGCGAGTGGGTGGTCCCTGCGGGGATGTACTTCGCCATGGGGGACAACCGCAACAACTCGCTCGATTCCCGCTTCTGGGGCTTCGTTCCGCAGGGCTACCTGGTGGGGAAGGCGCTGGTCATCTGGTGGTCGTGGGACGGGCAGCGCAAGCGGCCGCGCTGGTCGCGTATCGGGCGGTTGATCCGATGATGGTTTCGCAAGAAAACATCATCGCGGCGTTGGCGTGCCGCGCAAGACCGGAGGTTGCGCATGCAATCGACAGTTTTGTGAGGGGATCGAAGACCGCGCTCTTCGATCCCCGTCGAGCAACAAGCCCACGGATGGGCTTTTTGCGATTCCATCATCCGGTGATGGTTTCGCGAAACCATCATCCGCGACCAGGATGGCCGCGCAAGACCGAGGCCTGCGCCGGCAGGCGAATGTCTTGACAGGGCGATCGAGGGGCGCGCGCTCCGATCGCCGCTGAAGCGAGCCGTCCATGGACGGACGGGTTGCGATCTTGATCTTGCCATGAAGATGGAGCATCAACGAGGCTTTTCGCTGGCCGGACTGCTTCTGGTGGTGGCCCTGCTCGCGCTGGTGGTCGATTACGGCTACCACATCATCCCGGTCTACACCGTCAAGGGGACGATCCAGAACATCTTCCGTTCGCTGGCCACCCACCATCCCGACTACACCCAGGAGGAGGTCCGGCGCAAGCTGCCGGAGATCATGCGTGTGGAGTATCTCGATCCGGAGAAGGACGTGCCGGAGGAGTTCTTCGACAACCTGGTGGTGGTCTCCGAGGATGGGAAGATGGACATCAGCACGGAGTACCAGGTCGAGGTGTGGCCGCTGGGGATGCCCGAGCCGTTCCGGGATCCCGACGTCGACGAGGAGGATGTGGAACTCTCCCTCTTCGAGCGGCTGCAGCTCAAGGCGCGGCTGGTGTTCGATTTCGAGATCTCCGCCCATACTCCTTGAGCAGAGAGGCGCGGCAGGAGGCACGCCTGGAGGTGGCCATCGGCTACCATTTTGCTGACGCGGCGCTGCGGGCACGGGCGTTGACCCACAGCTCCTGCGGCGGGGCGCACAACGAACGGCTGGAGTTTCTCGGTGACGCCGTGTTGCAGCTGGTCATCACCGACGCCCTCTACCGCCGCCATCCCGAGGCGGGCGAGGGGGTGCTCACCCGGATGCGTGCGCGGCTGGTGGCCCGCCCGGCGTTGGTCGAGACGGCGCGGCTCTGGTCGCTGGCCGACCACATCCGGGTGAGCAAGGGAGAGCGGGCGGCCGGCGGCGGCCCGAAGTCGGAATCGGTGGTGGCCGATGCGGTCGAGGCGGTGCTGGGCGCGATCTACCTCGACGGCGGCATCGAGGCGGCCCGGGCGGTGATCCACCGCGCCTGGTCGGAGCGGATCGATGCGGCCGGCGGCGGGACGGTGGTCGATGCCAAGAGCGCCCTGCAGGAGTGGACCCAACAGCGGGGGTTGGGGCTGCCCGACTATCGGGCCGAGGATTGCGGCGTCGGTCGGGTGCCGCGTTTCGTCGCCCGCTGTCTGCTCGACGGTGTGGTCCTGGGGGAGGGGAGCGGCGCGCGCAAGAAGGAGGCCGAGCAGCAGGCGGCTGCTGCGGCTCTTCGCCGTCTGCGGCAGCAGGAAACGCGGTGAGCGATCGGTCCGAGGCTGCCGCCGGGGCGGAGGGGTTCCGCTGCGGCCGGGTGGCGCTGCTCGGCCCGCCCAATGTGGGCAAGTCGACCCTGCTCAACCGGATCATCGGCGCGCGCATCGCCATCGTCACCCCCAAGCCGCAGACCACGCGCCACCGCATCCTCGGCATCTACACCGACCACGCCTGCCAGATCGTCTTCATCGACACCCCGGGCATCCACCGCGCCCGCTCCCGGCTCAACCGCGCCATGGTCCAGACGGCGATGGCGGCGATCGAGGAGGCCGACCTGCTGTTGCTGCTGCACGACGTCACCCGCCGGACGGAAGGGGGGATGGAGCGCTGGATCGAACCCCTGGTCGCCCGCCATCCCGAACTGCCGCGGCTGCACCTGCTCAATAAGATCGACCGGATTCCGACACTGGAGCTGTTGCCGCGGATCGAGGCGCTCCATCGGATGGACGAGGCGGCCCGTGGATTCATCCCCGTCTCGGCGCGCAAGGGGACGCAGATCGACGAGCTGCTGCGCACCATCACCGCGCTGCTGCCCGAACGGCCGCCGCTCTACGATCCGGAGTGGTTCACCGATCAGAGCGCCCGCACGCTGGCGGCGGAGTATGTGCGTGAGCAGCTCTTTCTCGCCCTGCAGCAGGAGGTTCCCTTCCAGACGGCGGTGCTGGTCGAGGCATGGCGCGAGCAGGGGCCGAGGGTGGAGATCGAGGCGGTGATCCTGGTCGGCAGCAAGAGCCACAAGCCGATGGTCGTCGGCAAGGGGGGGCGGCGCATCAAGCAGATCGGCAGCCGGGCGCGGGCCGGCATCGCCCACCTGCTGCAGCGCAATGTCGATCTGCGGCTGTTCGTCAAGGTACAGCCCGACTGGTTCGAGCAGCCGGAGATGCTGCGTACCCTGGGCATCGAGCAGTAGCCCGGATGCCGGAGCGTATCTACCGCCACGAGGAGCCGTTCGCCCGGCTGCGGGCGCTGATGGCGCTGCTGCGCGTCGCCTGTCCCTGGGATCGGGAGCAGACCCTGTGCAGCCTGCGCCCCCACACGCTGGAGGAGGCGCATGAGGTGATCGAGGCGGCCGAGCGGGCCGAGGCCGCCGGGGATGCGCGGGCGTGGGAGGCGCTGCGCGGCGAGCTGGGCGATCTGCTGCTGCAGGTGGCCTTCTATGCCGTCATCGCCGAGGAGGCCGGGGCGTTCGATCTGGCTGCGGTGGTCGATGGGCTGATCGACAAGATGGTCCGCCGCCACCCCCATGTCTTCGGTGATGCCCGCCCCGATGACCTGCTCGATCAGTGGGAGCGGCTCAAGGCGGCGGAGCAACAGGAGCGCGACAGCCTGATGGATGGCATCCCGCCGCTGCCGGCGCTGGCCCGGGCGCAGAAGATGCAGCAGCGGGCCGCACGGGTCGGCTTCGACTGGCCCGATGCCCGGGGGGTGTTGAAGAAGGTGGGCGAGGAGGTGGCCGAGCTGCACGAGGCGCTGGCGGGCGGCGATGCGCGGCAGGTGGAGGGGGAGTTCGGCGATCTGCTCTTCACCCTGGTCAACCTCGGGCGCAAGCTGGGGGTGGATAGCGAAAGCGCGCTGCTGAGCAGTTGCCGCAAGTTCGCCGACCGTGTTCGCGCCATGGAGCGGGAGGCGGCCCGGCGGGGTGACAGGCTGGATGCGATGGATGCGGAGCAGTTGGAGGCGCTCTACCGTCGGGTCAAGCGGAGGGGCGGCTCCTCCTGAGGCCGATGGCGGCCTTCGTGGGCGATCGGCGGGGATGCGCCGCCTGCATCATCCCGCCGCCAGCAGCAGGAGGCATTCGACACATTCGATCCCGGCGCCGAGGGCGTCGCCGTTCATGCCGGCCAGTCGCCGGCGCAGGAAGAGCCACCACGCCGCCGGAGCCAGCAGTGCCGCCACTGCGAAGTCGGGGGAGACCGTCCACCAGGAGAGGGGTCCAAGCAGCGCCGTCCAGCACCAGATCGCCGGCTGCCCCCTCCCCGGGGTGGCGAGTCGTGCGGCGCTTCCGTCGGTGAGCGGCGGCAGGGTCCGTGCCCAGAAGAGGGCCCCCAGCCGCGCCCAGGCGGGGATCCACAGCCAGGCGGCGGATGTCCCTCCGTCGTCGATGAGCGCATGGGAGGCCACCAGCCGGGTCAGCAGGATGGTGGCCAGCGCCGTCGCGCCGAAGCTTCCGATGTGGGGATCCTTCAGCACCGCCTGAAGGCGTGTCGGGTCGCGATGGGCCGCCCCGAGGGCGTCGGCGAGATCGGCCGCGCCGTCGAGGTGGAGCCCGCCGGTGAAGGCGAGCCAGAGCAGGATGAGGGCGAGTGCGCCCACCCACGGATCGGCGCCGAGCAGGGACAGGGAGGCGGCGGCAATCCACGACAGCGCCCCGAGGGTGAGCCCCACCAGCGGGAACCAGGCGCCCGCCGCATCCAGATCCCCCTCGCCTGCTTGCATGGAGCGGGGCAGCGGGATGCGGCTGAGCAGCCCGAAGGCGGCGATCAACCCGCGCAATCGGCCTCCACTCCCGCCGGCGGACCGTTGATGAAGAGGATGCGCGGCGCCTCCCCGGCGAGCAGCGAGACGCGGCTGGCAGCCGCATGGGGCAGATGGATCCGCCAGAGGGCCGAGCGCGGCATCTGCAGCAGATGGGCCAGGATCACGCGGATCACGCCGCCGTGGGCCACCAGCAGCCTCCTCCGCCCCCCCGTCGCTTCACCCATCCACCGCTCCCAGGTGGAGAGGACCCGGTCGGCGAAGCGGTCGAAGGGCTCGCCGCCCGGAGGGGTGACCCCGACCGGGGAGGTGCGGAAGCGGCGGAGCAGCGCGCCGTGGTCGCGTTCGATCTCCTCCAGCGTGTGTTGCTCCCATATCCCGAAATCGATCTCGCGCATTCCCTCCAGCAGGGTGCAGCGCACGCCGGTCGTCCGCGCCCGCTCCTCGGCGAAGCTTCGGCAGCGTGCCATGGGTGAGCTGGCGATCTCGTCGTGCGGGGCGAGGCGGCGGCAGACGGCCTCCATCTGGCGGAATCCCCGCCGGGAGAGCGGTGTGTCGGTGGCGCCATGGAGGCTCCATCCCTCCGCCTCCACCGCGCCGTGGCGCAGCAGGTCCACGAGGATGGGATCAGTCATGATCGAATCGCAAAACGTCCGTCCGTGGACGTTTCGACCCCGCGGCGGTCGAGGGTTTGCCCGACCGGAGCCGCGGGTACGGAGTGGGCAGGAGGTCGTCACCCATCCTTGTCGGTGACCCCGGCGTCGGCGAAGGTGGCCATCTCGTTGTGCAGCGCGATCGCCGCCTGAAGCAGGGGAACGGCCAGCGCCGCCCCCGTTCCTTCGCCCAGCCGCATGCCGAAGTCGACCAGCGGTTCGAGCCCCAGTGCGGCCAGCGCCGCGCGGTGGCCCCGTTCCTCGGAGCAGTGGGAGGCGAGCAGCCAGTCGGTCACCGACGGGGCGGTCAGCCGCGCGGCCAGCGCCGCCGCGGCGGCGATGAAGCCGTCCACCACGGCCGGCACGCCGGCCTGAGCGGCCGCCAGGTAGAAGCCGGTCATCGCCGCGATCTCCAGACCGCCGACCTCGGCCGGCACACGGTCGTCGGGCAGCTCCCGGATCCTGGCCAGCGCCCGACCGACCACATCGATCTTGCGGGTGCGTCCGGCCTCGTCCACGCCGGTGCCGTACCCGACCACCTCTTCGGGGGCGATGCCCGCCAGCCGGCAGATGAGGCAGGCCGAGGCGGTGGTGTTGCCGATCCCCATCTCGCCGGCGATCAGCAGGTTGGCGCCGCCGTCGATCGCCGCCTGCGCCCCGGCGCGCCCCGCCTCCAACGCCGCGGCGTATTCCTTCGGGGTCATCGCCGCCTCGTGGAGCAGATTGGCCGTGCCGGGGCGTACCCGGGCATGGACGATCCCCTCCAGCCCGGTCAGATCGGTGGCCACGCCCACGTCCACCACATCGAGTGCGGCGCCGCATTGCCGCGCCAGCACGTTGATCGCCGCGCCGCCGCGGACGAAGTTCTTCACCATCTCGGCCGTCACGACGCTCGGGTAGGCCGATACCCCCTCGGCGCAGACTCCGTGGTCGGCGGCGAAGACGACGATGTGGGGGCGCAGCGGTTCGGGACGGACCCGCCCCTGCCTGGCCGCGAACCAGCAGGCGATCTCCTCCAGCCGGCCGAGGGCGCCGCGCGGCTTGGTCAACTGCTCCTGCCGCGTCCGCGCCGCCGCTTCCGCGTCGCGGTGGAGGCGGGCGACCGTCGTGGTGCCGTTCCGTGTTCGTGCATGTGTCATGGTCGATTCCATCGCAAGAGCTCCGTCCATGATCGCATCGTAAAAAGTCCGTCCGTGGACTTTTTGCTTGACGGGAATCGAAGATCGCGGTCTTGGATTCCTTTACAAATCCGTCAGTTGCGTCTGCAACTTCCGGATTTGCGTGGCCGTGATGATGGATTCCCGCGGAGGCGTTGCAGCCGGGGCGCTGCGTTCCGCCAGGGGCGGGTCTCCTTCGTCGGCCCGCGCATCCAGCGCGGCGGCCAGCCGCACCCATCCCTCCTCATCGCCCGGCAGCCCCAGCCGCACCCATCCCGTCAACTCGGGCCATTCGGGGAAGGTGCGCACGAGGATGCGATGGCGGTGGAAGGGGGGGAAGCGCTTCGAAGGAGGGCGCCCGAGGAGGAAGGGGGCCTCCGAGGGGAGGGTGCGCCAGCCGTGTGTCGTAAGCAGCCGCTCCAGCCGACGGCGGGCGCACGCCACCACGCCGTCGCGCGCCTCCGCCTCGGCCAGCAGGCGCGGAACGAGATGGAGGAGCGGCGTGGCCGCGCCCCATGGCGGCAACCACGGTCGAATCCGCTCCAGAAGCTGCGGTTCGGCTACCAGATAGCCCGCCGGCAGGCCGGGCAGGGCGAAGAGCTTGGTCAGCGATCCCAGCCGGACCACCCCGGGGATGATGCCCAGCCGGCACCGCTTCTCCCACGCCATGTAGGATTCGTCCAGCACGCCGCCGCCTGCTGTGGGCAGCGGGCGTGGGGCTCCGTCCGGATTGTGCGGGCTGGTCAGCCAGAAGGCCTCGGCGCGGGGGATCGCTCCGCCGCGCCGGAAGGGAAGGATCCGGCATCCGGCGCGGCGGGCGCAGTGCAGCGGCTGGCTGTAGCATGGGCACTCCAGTGCGAGGGAGCGCCACCCCATGGCCTGCGGCAACAGCTCGATGAAGCTGCGGGCGCCCGCGCCGACCAGCAGGCAGGCCGGCTCGACGTCGAAGGCGCGGGCGAGGGCGCTTCGTGCCGGCTCCCCCTCCGGGTCGGGGTGGCGGCCGGCCAGATCGGCATGTTCCCCGAGCCAGGAGGACAGCCAGCGGGGGGGGCCGTCGGGATGGATGCCGGTGGAGAGGTCGAGGATCTCCTCCGCGGTACAGCCCCAGCCACGCGCCGCCGCTTCGACCGCACCGCCGTGGTGGAGGGCGGTCGACGGCGGCAGGTTCCCCCAATCAACGGACAACGAGGCTTCCTCCCAGCGCCAGCAGGGCGGCGAACCCCAAGCTGCGCCGCACCACGCAGATCCCCTCGGCCGCCGCCGCGCCTTGGGGCTCCCTGGCCCGCCTCCCGCCGTACCAGGGACGCTCCTCCACGTCGCCGCCGCGCCATACCGGCCCGCCGAGGCGGAGATCGGCGGCGCAGGCGAGGGCCGCCTCCGGCCAGCCGGCGTTGGGCGAGGGGTGGGTGGCCGCTTGCGCCCGCACCAGGGGCCAGCGCGACAGCCGCCCCGGCAGGAGCATCAGCCAAGCCGTCAGCCGGGCGGGCAGCCAGTTCACCGCATCGTCCACCCGCGCCGCCCACCGGCCGAAGCGGCGGTAGCGCCCGTTGCGGTAGCCCCACATCGCATCGAGCGTGTTGACCAGCCGGTAGAGCCAGGCACCCGACCCGCCGGCCAGTACGAACCAGAAGAGCGGCGCCACCACGGCGTCGGAGGCGTTCTCGGCCAGCGACTCCAGCGCCGCCCGCCGTGCATCCACCATCCCCATCCGGCCGGTGTCGCGGCTGACGATCTTCGCTGCGGCCCGTCGGGCGGTCGGGAGCGTATCGGCATCGAGTACCGCCCGTACGTGGGTGAAGAGCGAGCGCCAGCCGAGGCTGATCCAGAGCAGCAGGGCGTCGGCCGGCCAGCCGGCGCGGTCGCGCAGCGGCAGGATGGGGAGGGCCCAGGGCAGCAGAGCGGCCGCCCAGCAGAGCAGGCCGGCGCGGGCGGTGTCGGCGTGGAGCCGCGCTTCGCACCAGGCCGCCCAGCGACCGAACCAGGCCACCGGATGGAAACGGTCGGACGGATCGCCGAAGAGAGCCTCCAGCAGGAGGGCGGTCAGCAGGCTCATGCCGCCTTGCCGAGCAATGGGGCGAGCAGGTCGGGGCGCAGCTCCGCCTCCAGCAGGTCGGCCAGCCGGTCGAGCGACTCCATCACCCGCCGACGGTGATCGACGCCGTCCGAACCATCCATTCCCATCGCGGTGAGCCAGGCACGGCGGAACGGGCCGCGTTCGAACAGGCCGTGCAGCCAGGTGCCCCATACCTGTCCATCGTCCGAGCATGTGGCGAAGGGGAAGAGCTCCGGATCCTCGGTGCAGCTTCCGTGGTGGATTTCGTAGCCGCAAACCGGCACCGGCTGCGGCCAGCGCGCGATGCGCTCCACCCGGCGCAGACGCTTCTCCGGCTCCATCCGGCAGGTGTGCGGCAGCAGGCCGAGCCCGGGGCGGGAGCCCCCCTCCACCCCCGGGTCGAGCAAGCAGCGGCCGAGCATCACCATTCCGCCACAGATGCCGAGCACCTTGCCGCCGTAGCGCAGGTGGCGCAGCAGCGGGCGGGTGAACCCCCGCTCCCGGAGCCAGTCGAGGTCGGAGGCGATGTGCTTCGAGCCGGGCAGGACGACGACGTCGGCCGGCTGGAGGGCATCGGGAGAGCGTACGAAGCGGAGCGCGACGCCGGGCTCGGCGGCCAGTGGATCAAGGTCGTCGCTGTTGGCCATGCGCGGGAAGGCGATCACCGCCACCTGGAACGGTGCCCGCCGTAGGGCGGCCCGCTGGTGGCGGTAGGGGGCATCCTCCTCGGGCAGCTCCAGATCGAGCCATGGGATCACGCCGGCCACCGGCCTGCCGCTCTCTCGCTCCAGCCAGTCGATCGCCGCATCGAGCAGCGCGCGTGCACCACGGAAGCGGTTGATGAGCAGGGCGCGGACCCGCCGGCGCTCACCGGGGGGGAGCAGCGTCAGGGTGCCGGTCAGCGCCGCGAAGACCCCGCCGCGGTGGATGTCGCCGATCAACCATACGGGGAGGTCGGCCGCTTCGGCGAAGCCCATGTTGGCGATATCGCCATGGCGCAGGTTGGGCTCGGCGGGACTGCCCGCCCCCTCGACCAGCACCAGGTCGAAGCGCGATTGAAGCCGGTCGAAGGACTCCAGCACCGTCTCGAGCAGCGCCGCGCGCTCCTCGCGGAACCGCTCCGCCCGCAGCCGTCCGGCCACCCGCCCGCGCACGATCAACTGCGCCTGCGCATCCGCCTCCGGCTTGATCAGCACCGGATTCATCTCCACCGTGGGTTCCAGGCCGCAGGCCATGGCCTGCAGC harbors:
- a CDS encoding elongation factor 4, with translation MQRDRIRNFSIIAHIDHGKSTLADRLIEMTGALAEREMKKQVLDSMEIEQERGITIKAQTASLDYRARDGRIYRLNLIDTPGHVDFTYEVSRSLQACDGALLVVDATQGVEAQTLANVWLALENDLEIIPVINKIDLPSADVEEARRQIEEVIGLDASEAIPVSAKSGAGVDRVLEAVVTRLPPPQGRDEAPLSALIIDSWFDAYVGAVALIRIFDGRIARRDRFRLCSSGACYEVQELGRFCPAAVPQEALECGDVGYLVGGVKRLADLKVGDTVTLERNPVAEPLPGFREPKPMVFSGLYPVDSADYGELRDALDKLHLNDSAFTFEPESSSALGLGFRCGYLGMLHMEIVQERLEREFHLDLITTAPSVVYRLTMRDGSVREISNPSEFPDPARIAAVEEPTVDASIFVPEEFVGVMMRLCQERRGIQKTMKFIGSGRVMLVYNLPLAEMVIDFHDKMKSASRGYASMDYELAGFRPEAVVKMDVLVHGEPVDALSLIVHRSVAESRGRELVKKLRRLIPRQQFDVPVQAAIGGRILARETVKAVRKNVTAKCYGGDVTRKRKLLEKQKRGKKRMKAIGSVEVPQEAFLAVLRLGEE
- the lepB gene encoding signal peptidase I is translated as MGGFRKGGASAERKPAWREWLESLIVIALIAVVVRSFIIAPFKIPSSSMVPTLEVGDYLFVLRYSYGLRVPFTDIQWFPRPAHRGDVAVFDYPNDRSKDYIKRIVGLPGDHILYKDNRLYINGRQMALTDVGEHPYFLGDGSLDVAEEYIEQLGNVRHAVLRKPFSIKDGEWVVPAGMYFAMGDNRNNSLDSRFWGFVPQGYLVGKALVIWWSWDGQRKRPRWSRIGRLIR
- the rnc gene encoding ribonuclease III; this translates as MAAGDARAVPGSRRRRGGCGTLPLRAAAAQGAAGVRFRDLRPYSLSREARQEARLEVAIGYHFADAALRARALTHSSCGGAHNERLEFLGDAVLQLVITDALYRRHPEAGEGVLTRMRARLVARPALVETARLWSLADHIRVSKGERAAGGGPKSESVVADAVEAVLGAIYLDGGIEAARAVIHRAWSERIDAAGGGTVVDAKSALQEWTQQRGLGLPDYRAEDCGVGRVPRFVARCLLDGVVLGEGSGARKKEAEQQAAAAALRRLRQQETR
- a CDS encoding GTPase Era, producing MSDRSEAAAGAEGFRCGRVALLGPPNVGKSTLLNRIIGARIAIVTPKPQTTRHRILGIYTDHACQIVFIDTPGIHRARSRLNRAMVQTAMAAIEEADLLLLLHDVTRRTEGGMERWIEPLVARHPELPRLHLLNKIDRIPTLELLPRIEALHRMDEAARGFIPVSARKGTQIDELLRTITALLPERPPLYDPEWFTDQSARTLAAEYVREQLFLALQQEVPFQTAVLVEAWREQGPRVEIEAVILVGSKSHKPMVVGKGGRRIKQIGSRARAGIAHLLQRNVDLRLFVKVQPDWFEQPEMLRTLGIEQ
- a CDS encoding nucleoside triphosphate pyrophosphohydrolase yields the protein MPERIYRHEEPFARLRALMALLRVACPWDREQTLCSLRPHTLEEAHEVIEAAERAEAAGDARAWEALRGELGDLLLQVAFYAVIAEEAGAFDLAAVVDGLIDKMVRRHPHVFGDARPDDLLDQWERLKAAEQQERDSLMDGIPPLPALARAQKMQQRAARVGFDWPDARGVLKKVGEEVAELHEALAGGDARQVEGEFGDLLFTLVNLGRKLGVDSESALLSSCRKFADRVRAMEREAARRGDRLDAMDAEQLEALYRRVKRRGGSS
- a CDS encoding adenosylcobinamide-GDP ribazoletransferase, which gives rise to MRGLIAAFGLLSRIPLPRSMQAGEGDLDAAGAWFPLVGLTLGALSWIAAASLSLLGADPWVGALALILLWLAFTGGLHLDGAADLADALGAAHRDPTRLQAVLKDPHIGSFGATALATILLTRLVASHALIDDGGTSAAWLWIPAWARLGALFWARTLPPLTDGSAARLATPGRGQPAIWCWTALLGPLSWWTVSPDFAVAALLAPAAWWLFLRRRLAGMNGDALGAGIECVECLLLLAAG
- a CDS encoding histidine phosphatase family protein; this translates as MTDPILVDLLRHGAVEAEGWSLHGATDTPLSRRGFRQMEAVCRRLAPHDEIASSPMARCRSFAEERARTTGVRCTLLEGMREIDFGIWEQHTLEEIERDHGALLRRFRTSPVGVTPPGGEPFDRFADRVLSTWERWMGEATGGRRRLLVAHGGVIRVILAHLLQMPRSALWRIHLPHAAASRVSLLAGEAPRILFINGPPAGVEADCAG
- the cobT gene encoding nicotinate-nucleotide--dimethylbenzimidazole phosphoribosyltransferase, with protein sequence MTHARTRNGTTTVARLHRDAEAAARTRQEQLTKPRGALGRLEEIACWFAARQGRVRPEPLRPHIVVFAADHGVCAEGVSAYPSVVTAEMVKNFVRGGAAINVLARQCGAALDVVDVGVATDLTGLEGIVHARVRPGTANLLHEAAMTPKEYAAALEAGRAGAQAAIDGGANLLIAGEMGIGNTTASACLICRLAGIAPEEVVGYGTGVDEAGRTRKIDVVGRALARIRELPDDRVPAEVGGLEIAAMTGFYLAAAQAGVPAVVDGFIAAAAALAARLTAPSVTDWLLASHCSEERGHRAALAALGLEPLVDFGMRLGEGTGAALAVPLLQAAIALHNEMATFADAGVTDKDG
- the cobD gene encoding cobalamin biosynthesis protein CobD, with translation MSLLTALLLEALFGDPSDRFHPVAWFGRWAAWCEARLHADTARAGLLCWAAALLPWALPILPLRDRAGWPADALLLWISLGWRSLFTHVRAVLDADTLPTARRAAAKIVSRDTGRMGMVDARRAALESLAENASDAVVAPLFWFVLAGGSGAWLYRLVNTLDAMWGYRNGRYRRFGRWAARVDDAVNWLPARLTAWLMLLPGRLSRWPLVRAQAATHPSPNAGWPEAALACAADLRLGGPVWRGGDVEERPWYGGRRAREPQGAAAAEGICVVRRSLGFAALLALGGSLVVR
- a CDS encoding cobyric acid synthase, translated to MRALMLQGTASGVGKSVLTAGLCRLLARRGVRVAPFKPQNMSNNAAVTACGGEIGRAQALQAMACGLEPTVEMNPVLIKPEADAQAQLIVRGRVAGRLRAERFREERAALLETVLESFDRLQSRFDLVLVEGAGSPAEPNLRHGDIANMGFAEAADLPVWLIGDIHRGGVFAALTGTLTLLPPGERRRVRALLINRFRGARALLDAAIDWLERESGRPVAGVIPWLDLELPEEDAPYRHQRAALRRAPFQVAVIAFPRMANSDDLDPLAAEPGVALRFVRSPDALQPADVVVLPGSKHIASDLDWLRERGFTRPLLRHLRYGGKVLGICGGMVMLGRCLLDPGVEGGSRPGLGLLPHTCRMEPEKRLRRVERIARWPQPVPVCGYEIHHGSCTEDPELFPFATCSDDGQVWGTWLHGLFERGPFRRAWLTAMGMDGSDGVDHRRRVMESLDRLADLLEAELRPDLLAPLLGKAA